The following proteins come from a genomic window of Tindallia californiensis:
- a CDS encoding HD-GYP domain-containing protein, which produces MGEVIYPQSKTVMISELEAGMMVDQDIYSKQGMVLIPKGQLIEDVERIIEMLMQHEVMMFNVRLPQVVQSDDQQPTAIRMEKVETKQEKQVKEFIKNFDEQCENLKDEFQKILLNQEVPQEAIEERLKDTLVAFDADINVIQLMQKVRNMDDATYTHSHNVALTSHLIGRWLGIGDDELTELTMTALLIDIGKMKVPEKVMNLKRNLTDPEYEEVKKHVVYSYEAIKRFDFLSDKVLKGILHHHERMDGSGYPKGLKGNEIPYFSRIIAIADVYNAMTSRRPYREKMTPFEVIQILETEYTEKLDPSILYLFLNRIGTLFIGQQVLLEDMRKGEIIFVPKNQIYRPMIRLEDNTVLDLAQKENRGIRIEEFA; this is translated from the coding sequence ATGGGAGAGGTAATATATCCGCAATCCAAGACGGTTATGATCAGTGAACTGGAAGCTGGAATGATGGTGGACCAGGATATTTACAGCAAGCAGGGAATGGTACTTATACCAAAGGGGCAATTAATAGAAGATGTGGAACGGATTATCGAAATGTTGATGCAACATGAGGTGATGATGTTTAATGTTCGCTTGCCTCAGGTGGTACAATCTGACGATCAACAACCAACGGCAATAAGGATGGAAAAAGTAGAAACAAAGCAGGAAAAACAAGTAAAAGAGTTTATTAAAAACTTTGATGAACAGTGCGAAAATCTAAAGGATGAGTTTCAAAAAATATTGCTAAACCAGGAAGTTCCCCAAGAAGCAATAGAAGAACGGTTGAAGGATACTTTGGTAGCCTTTGATGCGGATATAAACGTGATTCAATTAATGCAGAAAGTGAGAAATATGGATGATGCTACCTATACCCATTCACATAATGTAGCCCTGACTAGTCATTTGATTGGACGCTGGCTAGGGATAGGTGATGATGAATTGACAGAACTGACAATGACAGCTTTGCTAATTGATATAGGAAAAATGAAAGTACCGGAAAAAGTCATGAACCTAAAGAGAAATTTGACGGATCCGGAGTACGAAGAAGTAAAAAAGCACGTGGTGTATAGCTATGAAGCAATAAAAAGGTTTGATTTTTTATCCGATAAGGTGTTAAAAGGAATACTTCATCATCATGAAAGAATGGATGGAAGTGGATATCCAAAAGGACTAAAAGGAAATGAAATCCCTTATTTCTCACGTATTATTGCCATTGCTGATGTTTACAATGCGATGACTTCCAGAAGACCTTATCGTGAAAAAATGACACCCTTTGAAGTGATTCAAATTTTAGAAACAGAATATACAGAAAAACTTGATCCATCCATTTTATATCTATTCTTAAATCGGATAGGGACACTGTTTATTGGTCAGCAAGTTTTATTAGAAGATATGCGAAAAGGCGAAATCATTTTTGTTCCTAAAAACCAGATTTATCGACCAATGATACGGTTAGAAGATAATACGGTGCTAGATTTAGCGCAGAAAGAGAATCGTGGAATTAGAATTGAAGAATTTGCTTAG
- a CDS encoding AI-2E family transporter has protein sequence MEIETLLDMLDTGLFASFLSKILLISILIFILTAIYYLIHIGNRHLDPGKRLLFTSDHFKALLLFSLGFTLMFWLYLRRHAILPMLTPFIVSAIIAYAFSPVIKWIMKITKLSRAWAVLVLFLSGIFLSFVLFYTLLPNVAEELRRLGERLPEFSMALYHRFEAWYQNTLMGVDFLPEHPQEILEFFNLNLSTITNFLFQTMGNIATQFGTFLSSLVYIVTIPVLTFYFMKDEEKIGAFIKGSVPICLQSWVFPLSRQVDKVLSGFIRGQLLVALFVGVASGISLIVLQVEFAILIGIIAGITNVIPYLGPIMGGVPAAVIAFLDSPMKALWVVIAFVVIQQTESSVVSPRIVGQRVGLHPTMIILALLVGGSLWGFVGLLIAVPLAAILKVFIAAAIRWSKHRLPEIF, from the coding sequence ATGGAAATTGAAACCTTGCTAGATATGTTAGATACTGGACTATTTGCATCTTTTCTGTCCAAAATACTACTCATTTCGATTCTGATTTTTATCTTAACAGCCATTTATTATTTAATCCATATCGGAAATCGCCATCTTGATCCCGGAAAAAGGTTGTTATTTACCTCAGATCATTTCAAAGCCTTACTCTTATTTTCTTTAGGCTTTACCCTGATGTTCTGGCTTTATCTCAGGCGTCATGCAATTCTTCCGATGCTAACACCTTTTATTGTTTCAGCTATTATAGCCTATGCTTTTTCTCCGGTTATCAAATGGATTATGAAAATAACAAAGCTTTCTCGAGCATGGGCTGTTTTAGTTCTGTTTTTATCCGGCATCTTTTTGTCCTTTGTTCTTTTCTACACATTACTGCCAAACGTTGCTGAAGAACTAAGACGTTTAGGTGAAAGACTCCCTGAATTTAGCATGGCCCTGTACCATCGCTTTGAAGCTTGGTATCAAAACACCTTAATGGGTGTAGATTTTCTTCCTGAACATCCTCAGGAAATCTTAGAATTTTTCAACCTGAATCTTAGTACCATTACCAACTTCCTTTTCCAAACTATGGGGAATATTGCTACTCAATTTGGTACTTTTCTGTCAAGCCTTGTTTACATTGTCACCATTCCTGTCTTAACTTTTTATTTTATGAAAGATGAAGAAAAAATTGGTGCTTTTATTAAAGGTTCTGTTCCAATCTGTCTTCAAAGCTGGGTTTTTCCACTTTCAAGGCAAGTAGACAAGGTGCTAAGTGGTTTTATCCGTGGTCAATTATTAGTAGCTTTATTCGTTGGAGTCGCCAGCGGTATTTCTTTAATTGTTTTGCAGGTTGAGTTTGCTATACTAATTGGAATAATCGCCGGCATCACTAATGTGATCCCTTATCTGGGACCCATCATGGGGGGAGTCCCAGCGGCTGTTATCGCCTTTTTGGACAGCCCTATGAAAGCATTGTGGGTGGTGATTGCCTTTGTCGTCATCCAACAAACTGAAAGCAGCGTGGTGTCTCCCCGCATTGTAGGGCAGCGAGTCGGACTGCATCCTACTATGATTATTCTAGCGTTGCTTGTCGGTGGTTCCTTATGGGGATTTGTCGGCTTGCTCATCGCTGTCCCGCTAGCGGCCATCTTAAAGGTATTTATTGCAGCCGCTATACGCTGGAGCAAACATCGCCTACCTGAAATATTTTAG
- a CDS encoding nitroreductase family protein, translating to MIKELVMKNRTYRRFDQKEEIKKQQLIEWVDLARMTSSGQNNQPLKYYLSCEKESNQLIFPHLKWAGALKDWDGPSEGEKPSAYIVMLADTKISNHYWWDHGLAAQTILLAATEAGYGGCMFGSVDRANLAREIDLPQQYEIIMVIAIGKPVENVVMVPVEENGDMKYYRDQEGNHYVPKRSLEEIILNK from the coding sequence ATGATTAAGGAATTAGTAATGAAAAACCGCACTTATCGAAGATTTGATCAAAAGGAAGAGATAAAAAAACAGCAGCTGATAGAATGGGTTGATCTAGCGCGGATGACCAGCTCTGGGCAAAACAACCAACCATTGAAATACTATTTGTCTTGTGAAAAGGAATCTAATCAATTGATTTTTCCACACTTGAAGTGGGCAGGTGCATTAAAGGACTGGGATGGACCTTCGGAGGGCGAAAAGCCGTCGGCCTATATCGTAATGCTAGCCGATACGAAAATTAGTAACCATTACTGGTGGGATCATGGGTTGGCAGCACAAACCATCTTATTGGCAGCGACAGAAGCCGGTTATGGTGGCTGTATGTTTGGATCGGTGGATAGAGCAAATCTGGCAAGAGAGATTGATTTGCCACAACAGTATGAAATCATTATGGTAATAGCTATAGGGAAACCTGTGGAAAATGTTGTGATGGTTCCAGTGGAAGAAAACGGCGATATGAAATATTATCGCGACCAGGAAGGAAATCATTACGTGCCTAAGAGATCTCTAGAGGAAATTATCTTAAATAAATAG